A window from Malassezia restricta chromosome I, complete sequence encodes these proteins:
- a CDS encoding SET and MYND domain protein translates to MYALQDAPLTIAHGAWGRGLRATRAIQAGETLLIDDAYVRVLRTTEAVHRCHFCLAKEPHLQVCASCDFARYCDDVCEASARPWHKRECAALQRHKDVPDADVRALAQLLWLKSERTPAWWAPLGAMASNRHAMQDHVREEAAMLAFRLGVFLGTEEREALGLTNADELMELVCQHMTNAFMLSDAYLDPLGVCVNPTLALVNHACDANAVMVFPTMQRGSPSRMHLVAIRPISAGDAVHMSYVDVATSRAERQAVLQERYGFTCACALCERTQWIDPRTALWCTSCSEWSGSAACGHRRIEPRAVDMGEDTDPDILVHRTALAPPSHYRVWPLLFAAHTRAIERQAWDDAVQCTMLLCAGMQARGARDARSALYPPGHPQRAVLLATLGRLLCENVELHDTPSHLLARPLPCLSMLTDMTSRRFMAHTFLTQALEEACIAFGHDGGAMGALVRACLAL, encoded by the coding sequence ATGTATGCATTGCAGGACGCGCCGCTTACGATTGCGCACGGTGCATGGGGCCGAGGCTTACGAGCGACACGAGCTATTCAAGCGGGCGAGACACTCTTGATCGATGACGCGTACGTGCGTGTACTTCGTACGACGGAGGCGGTGCATCGGTGCCACTTCTGTCTCGCGAAGGAGCCACACTTGCAGGTGTGCGCATCGTGTGACTTTGCACGCTACTGTGACGACGTCTGCGAGGCCTCTgcgaggccatggcacaAGCGTGAATGTGCTGCACTACAGCGGCACAAGGACGTGCCTGATGCAGATGTACGTGCTCTGGCGCAGCTTTTGTGGCTGAAAAGCGAGCGCACACCAGCATGGTGGGCTCCTCTAGGTGCTATGGCCTCGAATCGACATGCGATGCAGGACCACGTCCGCGAAGAAGCAGCGATGCTGGCTTTCCGATTAGGCGTCTTTCTCGGCACGGAGGAGCGTGAAGCACTTGGCTTGACGAacgccgacgagctcatgGAGCTCGTGTGCCAGCATATGACGAACGCCTTTATGCTCTCGGACGCGTACCTCGATCCATTGGGCGTGTGCGTCAAtccgacgctggcgctcgtgaATCACGCATGCGATGCAAACGCTGTCATGGTATTCCCCACGATGCAGCGCGGCTCACCAAGCAGGATGCACCTTGTGGCTATCCGACCTATCTCAGCGGGCGATGCCGTGCACATGTCGTATGTCGACGTGGCGACGAGCCGAGCTGAGCGCCAAGCCGTTTTGCAGGAACGCTACGGATTCACCTGCGCATGTGCATTGTGTGAGCGAACGCAGTGGATCGATccacgcacggcgctgtggTGCACCTCCTGCTCAGAGTGGTCGGGCAGTGCAGCGTGTGGGCATCGTCGTatcgagccacgcgccgtGGACATGGGCGAAGACACCGATCCCGACATACTGGTGCACCGCACCGCTTTGGCACCTCCTTCGCATTACCGCGTGTGGCCTTTGCTGTTCGCTGCTCACACACGAGCGATCGAGAGGCAAGCCTGGGACGATGCGGTGCAATGTACCATGCTGCTGTGTGCGGGAATGCAagcacgcggcgcacgcgatgcacgGAGCGCACTATACCCACCCGGCCATCCGCAACGTGCAGTGCTCTTAGCGACGCTGGGTCGCCTGCTGTGTGAGAAtgtcgagctgcacgatACCCCCTCGCACCTTCTCGCACGACCGCTACCGTGCCTGTCTATGCTCACAGACATGACATCGCGCCGTTTCATGGCGCATACGTTCCTCACACAGGCCCTCGAAGAAGCATGTATAGCTTTCGggcacgacggcggcgccatGGGGGCACTGGTCCGTGCATGTCTCGCACTATAG
- a CDS encoding acyl-CoA-dependent ceramide synthase, with protein sequence MTAPADLAAEGRVHTTEKPAKKEHTFFDDIVSMKWLVYPSSAAKFAMIFIVGYLLCEYVLPVGVNPFRPFLMLSYRIPEGEVIKRMAMEQAHGPRPTLSLDNSVTTALRSFCHSLQATLFPHQPALLRYGKGWLDVCFMAFYIIVFSFLRQVITGHIFKPLAAHWNIKLENKQIRFAEQGYALTYWGIMGAVGVYVMSFQDSWWYHLDHLWYQYPHWQMRPELKLYYLLQASYWLQQAFVMLLGLERPRKDYYELVAHHLVTLWLIGWSYFINLTMIGTTVFVCMDIPDTWLALSKMLNYLDMNMCAAVVYSTFMVVWSYFRIYLSALTLYSVYADYTLIPAYARTFHPSQGHWLVWWMQCHVFAPLFLLLLLNLFWYVIMWRILFRAMRGVCGDMREDGEDEAPTKEE encoded by the coding sequence ATGACAGCGCCGGCTGACCTGGCCGCCGAAGGGCGCGTCCATACGACAGAGAAGCCAGCTAAGAAAGAACACACATTTTTCGACGACATCGTGTCGATGAAATGGCTCGTGTATCCCTCTTCGGCGGCCAAGTTTGCTATGATCTTCATTGTCGGATACCTGCTATGTGAGTACGTGCTGCCGGTCGGTGTGAACCCATTTCGCCCTTTCCTCATGCTTTCATACCGCATCCCCGAAGGAGAGGTCATTAAGCGCATGGCCATGGAGCAGGCCCACGGACCGAGGCCCACGCTATCACTCGATAACTCCGTTACCACAGCCCTGCGCAGCTTTTGTCACTCACTACAGGCCACGCTCTTCCCCCACCAGCCAGCTCTCCTGCGCTACGGAAAGGGCTGGCTCGACGTGTGCTTCATGGCCTTTTACATCATTGTATTCAGCTTCCTTCGCCAGGTGATCACGGGCCATATCTTCAAGCCCTTGGCTGCTCACTGGAACATCAAGTTGGAAAACAAGCAGATCCGCTTTGCTGAACAGGGCTATGCTCTAACGTATTGGGGTATCATGGGCGCTGTGGGTGTGTACGTCATGTCGTTCCAGGATAGCTGGTGGTACCACTTGGATCATCTTTGGTACCAATACCCCCACTGGCAAATGCGGCCCGAGCTCAAGCTGTATTACCTGCTGCAAGCTAGTTACTGGCTCCAGCAGGCCTTTGTCATGCTTCTGGGTCTTGAGCGTCCGCGCAAAGACTATTATGAGCTCGTGGCGCATCACCTGGTGACGCTCTGGCTCATCGGCTGGTCGTACTTTATCAATTTGACCATGATCGGCACTACCGTCTTTGTCTGCATGGACATCCCTGATACTTGGCTTGCTCTCTCCAAGATGCTCAACTATCTGGACATGAACATgtgtgccgccgtcgtGTATTCTACTTTCATGGTCGTGTGGTCCTACTTCCGCATCTACCTGAGCGCTCTGACGCTGTATTCAGTGTATGCTGACTACACTCTTATTCCCGCTTATGCACGAACGTTCCATCCATCCCAAGGACACTGGCTTGTCTGGTGGATGCAGTGCCACGTATTTGCCCCTCTTTTCCTCCTTCTTCTCCTCAACTTGTTTTGGTACGTAATCATGTGGCGCATCCTCTtccgtgcgatgcgcggtGTTTGTGGAGATATGCGCGAGGATGGCGAAGACGAAGCACCCACGAAAGAAGAGTAG
- a CDS encoding cytochrome c oxidase subunit 19 produces the protein MSFGRPPTFSSFQVLPPERGSFPLDHYGECKSFMQEYLACLRANKNNNGACRHQSKAYLACRMDHQLMERDDFDNLGFSDIDKPTSGAPPPDDSQRML, from the exons ATGTCGTTTGGACGGCCGCCGACCTTCTCGTCGTTCCAGGTCTTGCCACCGGAGCGTGGCTCGTTCCCGCTTGATCACTACGGCGAGTGCAAAAGCTTTATGCAAGAGTATCTTGCCTGCCTGCGTGCGAACAAGAACAACAATGGCGCATGTCGCCACCAAAGCAAAGCCTACCTGGCATGCCGTATGGACCA TCAACTGATGGAGCGCGACGACTTTGACAATTTAGGTTTCTCAGATATTGACAAACCTACATCCGGTGCCCCGCCACCGGACGATTCACAGCGAATGCTATAG
- a CDS encoding dolichyl-phosphate mannosyltransferase polypeptide 3 — protein MTRASRFAGVAGCVLVVYLLFLFEILRVPFIPQDVSRAILPTLPWWVLVGTGAYLLFQVGWGLFTFNDTPKAHEELLMDIKTAKDYLSQRGVSIDS, from the exons ATGACCCGTGCGAGTCGATTTGCAGGCGTGGCGGGATGCGTCCTGGTAGTCTATCTGCTATTTCTCTTTGAGATACTGCGTGTACCCTTCATTCCGCAGGATGTATCCAGAGCTATTCTGCCGACG TTGCCATGGTGGGTGCTGGTCGGCACGGGTGCCTACCTTCTCTTCCAGGTGGGATGGGGCCTCTTCACGTTTAATGATACACCCAAAGCCCACGAGGAGCTCTTGATG GATATCAAAACGGCCAAGGATTATTTGAGCCAGCGAGGCGTGTCAATAGACTCGTAG
- a CDS encoding peptidyl-prolyl isomerase, with translation MSNVFFDITKNGAPLGTIKFKLFDDVVPKTAANFRALCTGEKGFGYAGSHFHRVIPDFMLQGGDFTAGNGTGGKSIYGAKFADENFQLKHSKPGLLSMANAGPNTNGSQFFITTVVTSWLDGKHVVFGEVVDGMDVVKAIEAEGTGSGKTRSRIEIAKSGVC, from the coding sequence ATGTCTAACGTTTTCTTCGACATCACCAAGAACGGCGCTCCTCTCGGCACCATCAAGTTCAAGCTCTTTGACGATGTGGTGCCCAAGACGGCCGCCAACTTCCGTGCCCTCTGCACGGGCGAGAAGGGCTTCGGCTACGCTGGCTCGCACTTCCACCGTGTGATCCCTGACTTTATGCTCCAGGGTGGTGACTTCACCGCCGGCAACGGTACCGGTGGCAAGTCGATCTACGGTGCCAAGTTCGCCGACGAGAACTTCCAGCTGAAGCACTCCAAGCCCGGTCTGCTTTCGATGGCTAACGCCGGTCCCAACACGAACGGCTCGCAGTTCTTCATCACGACCGTTGTCACCAGCTGGCTCGACGGCAAGCACGTTGTGTTCGGTGAGGTCGTTGACGGCATGGACGTCGTCAAGGCCATCGAGGCTGAGGGCACGGGCAGCGGCAAGACCCGCAGCCGTATCGAGATCGCCAAGTCGGGTGTCTGCTAA
- a CDS encoding acetyltransferase (GNAT) family, translating to MSRSETAPPALRPHRSNSMMHHKQSITIDTLRMDELRAAQHVLSTYFPHEEVPSMAQLSTRFEQAPHLTLGAFVTLPPPMVSGPLSGTNDSRRKLVGVISATASPANITQSMYGHSTSNLARVVCIQDFGVEQGQRHQGIGTNLLVAFIRRLQTMDFGDKAHGQEYEIISVVCPRRRKSFFQRFEFQFHAYSYEQRAADVWAEMRRPINTSTSLSIDTSFAQEDWADQHSALSSKGMLPLLETTTHQTSSRSYHANDTEGPSSSYEPSMFRYEPNSPSVMTPVSATPNNDHTLALLLQKANMTEGAARDLGIIPSSAPNKPKKNPGKALEAIFGEAFASKTFEEDIRQAVKSRIVDFKYYLNLHPLLCPNESCDCTLVARNSAEWSIRETGPLMNTVPSVNGETSDSLGNLDNPIAPWMNSLFRTSSDAHATIGPLRGFWHVPNPMGFDNVTFSRCIEWNVPNRTFQSSQNQESTSPSSSLPSHSGRSSSIGVRRKRSSRNSFSTLRQSLHLLESSPQEVPENATLDTSDESRLDVMPGEKRLVKHILCPDCGCGPLGFAILPRTSTHETQQKDIQNNDCYLAAFRVRYNV from the coding sequence ATGAGTCGCAGCGAAACAGCCCCTCCCGCCTTGCGACCGCATCGCAGTAATTCAATGATGCATCACAAGCAGTCCATTACGATTGATACACTACGTATGGATGAGCTgcgtgctgcgcagcatgttTTAAGCACCTACTTTCCACATGAGGAAGTGCCCAGCATGGCTCAGCTCTCGACGCGCTTCGAGCAGGCCCCTCATCTTACGCTGGGTGCCTTTGTGACATTGCCACCGCCCATGGTATCCGGCCCTTTGTCTGGCACGAATGACTCACGTCGTAAGTTGGTCGGCGTCATCAGCGCCACTGCATCGCCAGCCAACATCACACAAAGCATGTATGGCCACAGCACATCGAATTTGGCACGCGTCGTTTGTATCCAAGACTTTGGCGTAGAGCAAGGCCAGAGGCATCAGGGCATTGGTACAAATTTGCTCGTCGCATTTATCCGGCGCTTGCAGACGATGGATTTCGGTGACAAAGCACATGGTCAAGAATACGAAATCATATCGGTCGTTTGTCCGCGACGACGCAAATCGTTCTTTCAGCGGTTTGAGTTCCAGTTTCACGCATACAGCTacgagcagcgcgctgcagaCGTCTGGGCTGAGATGCGTCGACCAATCAACACAAGCACAAGTTTGAGCATCGACACCTCCTTCGCGCAAGAAGATTGGGCGGACCAGCATTCAGCGCTATCATCCAAGGGCATGCTTCCTTTGCTCGAGACCACAACACACCAGACATCCTCACGCTCATACCATGCTAATGACACGGAAGGACCGTCTAGTTCTTACGAGCCCAGCATGTTCCGGTACGAGCCAAACTCGCCTAGTGTCATGACGCCTGTCAGTGCCACGCCCAACAACGACCATACTTTGGCGCTTTTGCTCCAAAAGGCAAATATGACCGAAGGTGCAGCCCGCGATCTGGGCATCATACCCTCCTCCGCACCCAATAAGCCTAAGAAGAACCCGGGtaaggcgctcgaggccatCTTTGGCGAAGCATTTGCCAGCAAGACGTTTGAGGAAGATATTCGCCAGGCCGTCAAGTCTCGCATTGTCGACTTCAAATACTATCTCAATCTTCACCCATTATTATGTCCCAACGAGTCTTGTGACTGTACACTTGTCGCACGGAATTCAGCTGAGTGGTCCATTCGCGAGACGGGCCCGCTTATGAACACGGTGCCTTCTGTGAATGGCGAAACATCAGACTCCTTGGGGAACCTGGACAATCCTATTGCACCATGGATGAACTCACTTTTCCGGACCTCGTCAGACGCTCATGCCACGATCGGGCCCCTTCGTGGCTTTTGGCATGTGCCCAATCCGATGGGCTTTGACAACGTGACCTTTTCCCGCTGTATCGAATGGAACGTGCCGAACCGCACATTCCAGTCGAGTCAGAACCAGGAATCCACGTCGCCTTCATCTTCATTGCCGAGCCACTCTGGTCGGTCCAGCAGCATCGGCGTACGACGAAAGCGTAGCTCGCGCAATAGCTTTTCGACGCTTCGCCAAAGCTTGCATTTACTCGAATCTTCACCGCAAGAAGTACCGGAGAATGCGACCTTGGACACTTCCGATGAAAGTCGGTTGGACGTAATGCCTGGTGAAAAGCGGCTTGTCAAGCATATCTTGTGCCCTGATTGCGGGTGTGGCCCCCTCGGCTTCGCTATCCTTCCCCGCACATCCACTCATGAAACACAGCAGAAGGATATTCAAAATAATGATTGCTACCTAGCTGCGTTTCGCGTGAGATATAATGTATAG
- a CDS encoding actin-related protein 6: MRRARKEAAAAAVVLDTGAAHVHVACSEHPDMHTIPNAIARTRQGVRRQVLVGDLIESECQDYGGLQLRQPIDRGMIVDWAAQKSVWDRALIKALGCKTTTDTFGLLRGRTVIVTEPYFALPEQQRAFDMLLFEWYEADAIWRTTTAQLIPWSLATPRPEALLVVDMGHSYTHAVPIIRDQVVWHAVRRLDLGGKVLTSLLKVLFSFRQWNMMDETYLTDKMKCSSCFVAACARDEERRRFPPQDALPSSWSFEQLVEMFHADEDNPMVQQYVLPNYATPEDVADPKTKYGHVLSGPAAYDTPMLPEDELDAFIAGSTTPSQHVASTEHQVLRLGQERFQLFESFFAPKRIGLDQGSLPELIATCISHVHEEARDMLWTQIVLVGGSARVPGLRRRLSQELRMWAPDDVPVHIHIPHDPIEASLHGARTLWQASPTSEAGRCLASHLVQRSAWLNAGGSHAPPGERGGTTLGDTHFGGWNTT; encoded by the coding sequence atgcgccgcgctcgaaaagaggcagcggccgcggcTGTGGTGCTGGACacgggcgcggcgcatgtgcacgTCGCCTGCAGCGAGCATCCAGACATGCATACGATTCCCAATGCCATTGCGCGCACGAGACAGGGTGTGCGACGCCAGGTGCTGGTGGGTGACCTCATCGAGAGCGAATGCCAGGACTACGGCGGCCTGCAATTGCGGCAGCCGATCGACCGCGGCATGATCGTCGACTGGGCCGCCCAAAAGTCGGTGTGGGACCGCGCACTCATCAAGGCACTTGGGTGCAAGACGACTACCGACACATTCGGGCTGCTGCGTGGTCGCACGGTTATAGTGACAGAGCCCTACTTTGCCCTACCCGAGCAGCAACGTGCGTTTGACATGCTGCTCTTCGAATGGTACGAGGCCGATGCTATTTGGCGCACAACGACGGCACAGCTCATACCCTGGTCCCTCGCGACGCCACGCCCTGAGGCGTTGCTTGtcgtcgacatgggccATAGCTATACCCACGCCGTGCCGATCATCCGAGACCAAGTCGTGTGGCACGCGGTACGTCGCTTGGATCTCGGTGGAAAGGTCCTCACAAGCCTGCTCAAAGTTCTTTTTTCGTTCCGCCAGTGGAATATGATGGACGAGACATACCTCACCGACAAAATGAAgtgcagctcgtgctttgtcgctgcctgcgccagaGACGAGGAGAGGCGCCGCTTTCCGCCACAGGACGCTTTGCCCAGCTCCTGGAgctttgagcagctcgtggaAATGTTCCATGCCGACGAAGATAATCCCATGGTGCAGCAGTATGTGCTACCTAACTATGCCACACCCGAGGACGTCGCGGATCCCAAGACAAAGTATGGACATGTTTTGTCCGGGCCCGCAGCGTACGACACACCCATGCTTCCTGAAgacgagctcgatgcctTCATTGCGGGCAGCACAACGCCCTCCCAACACGTCGCTTCGACGGAGCATCAAGTCTTGCGCCTCGGACAGGAACGCTTCCAGCTCTTCGAGTCGTTTTTCGCGCCTAAGCGCATAGGACTCGATCAAGGCTCGCTGCCAGAACTGATTGCCACCTGCATCTCACACGTACACGAGGAGGCGCGCGATATGCTATGGACCCAGATCGTGCTGGTAGGTGGCTCTGCACGCGTGCCTGGACTCCGGCGGCGACTATCCCAGGAGCTGCGCATGTGGGCGCCGGACGATGTGCCCGTGCACATCCACATCCCGCACGATCCCATCGAGGCGTCTTTGCACGGCGCACGAACCCTGTGGCAAGCATCGCCCACATCCGAGGCAGGGCGGTGCCTGGCCTCGCATCTGGTCcagcgcagcgcatggctcAACGCTGGCGGAAGCCACGCGCCACCCGGCGAACGTGGCGGAACGACTCTGGGCGACACTCACTTTGGAGGATGGAATACAACATAG